The DNA window gatcgatcttagGGAAGTGGCCGATCgagatagagatagagatagagatagagatgGAGCGCTACTACTCGACGCGGGCCGGgggcgacgtcgccggcggcggcaacaagACGGCGTGGGTGTGCGCGACGCCCGGGCCGATGCTGCTGGCGAGCTTCGCCGTGTCGCCGGACCTCCGCACGACGGAGAAGTTCAtggtgacgacgacggtgcTGATGACGTTCCTCGGCGCGGCGCTGTTCGCCGTCGGGATCCTCGGCCGGTTCTCCGGCAGGCACCGGGGCcactcggcggcgacgcgcaTCTTCTTCCGGGTCTCCTTCGCGCTCTTTCTCCCCTTCATGTCCTTCATGTTCTCGCAGGCCAAGGGCAAGGACGTGCCCTTCCGCGCCTACCTCATCCTCCTCTGGATGCTCCTCGTCGAGCTCCTCCGCAAGAAGGTGTACGCCATGGTGGCGCCCGCCGGCGACACCTTCTCCCGCGGCGTCGGCAGGTACAGTCTCTTCGACGCCGTCGAGGACGCCACGCGCATGGTCTGGATCGGCTACCTCATCTACTCCTACGTCCACGGCTTCGCCGTCAAGGCCCTCTTCGTCATCCTCTGGATCTTCGGCGTCGTCAAGCTCTGCAAGCGCTCCATCAGCATCCACCTCGCCAATCGCTCCCTCGACCTCGCCAAGAACGCTGCGCTCGTCTCCGGCTACATGGCGCAGCTCGTCGGGGCGCACCGACAGCTGGAGCTGGAACGGCCGCTGCTGCTGGCCGACATTAACGGAGCTGACGTCCGCGGCAACAGCACCATGAGAGCGTGCAACTACACGGTGATGGGAGAGAGCCAGCTCAAGACAAGGAAGACGCCCCACGGCATCGAGGTCGACGGGCTTCACGAcatcctcgccggcggcgggacggAGCAGCTGGTCCGGGTGAGCACCATCTGGAAGCTGGCGGAGACCGACCCGCTGTTCAAGTACGACGTGCACAGGAAGCAGAAGCTGGAGGACATCTGCCTCGGGCTGGCCCTCTTCAAGCTGCTCCGGCGGAGGATAGAGCGCTGCCACATGGCGGAGAGCAACACCCCGGAGGCGCGGGCCTTCGTTCTCAAGGGCCTCCTTGCCCTCGCCGGAGGCCAGGAAGACGACGCCGCGAACGCCAAGAGGGCGTTCGACGTGGTGGAGATGGAGCTGAGATTCATGGAGGAGTACTACCAGGCCATCATCACGCTGGCGCTGCCCAAGCCCACGATCTTCATCGCCAACTTCGTCTTCTCCATCGTCTTCATCCTCCTCTACTGCGTCGCCGTGCTGCTCGTCACCGGCAACGGCAACATATTCAGGGTGCTCGGCTCCCTCTTCCGCGGCCTCATCGGCCTGTCCATCGACATGGTGGTGCAGTACAGGTGCTTCCGCCACCAGGTGTCCGTCCTCGTCGGCATGGtgtgctcctcctccgaccTCGTCGTCACCTTCCTCCTCACGCTCACCCTCTTCTCCGTCGAGACGTACGAGCTGGCGCAGTACCTGCTCTCCGACTGGTTCGCCGCCTCCATGCTCTGCAACTACGCGCGCAAGCCCGCGCTGCAGAAGCAGGTCCGCGTCCAGCGCACCGTCCGCTGCGGCCTCTGGGTCCGGCACCGCTCGCGCCCCGTCATCAAGGTGCAGCAGGTCACCATGCTCAAGCTCCACCACCTGCACCCGCGCCGGCTGTGGATTCTCCTCTCCCGCATACTCGCGCACCGCCTCGCCGGGCTCAgccccgccgtcgtcaccaccGAGGCCAAGGTGGCCATCGTCGCGGCCCTCAAGGAAGCCctcgagagcggcggcggcgacgccggcgacctccACTTCAGCAGCTGCGTGGCCGTGCTGCGCAAGAACGGGTTCGCTGCGCCCGAGTGGGCGTGCGACAGCAGCGGGGGCGCCGCCACGGTGATCCTGGTGTGGCACCTCGCGACGGCGCTGCTCGAGACCGGCGGCAAGCCGCGGCCGCCCaagggcgacgcggcggtgacGCTGTCCAGGTACTGCGCCTACCTGGTGTCCTACGAGCCGGGGCTCCTCCCGGACGACCCGGAGTGGACGGAGAAGGCGTACAGAGACATGAGGAGGGACCTCGGCGGCTTCTTCCAGAGCTGCTGCACCGCCATGGACCGCCGGAGGAAGCTGCTGCAGCTCTGCGATGACTggcacgacgacgaggcgtCGGCCATGGCCAGGGGCGTCAGGCTTGGGAAGCAGCTCGAGCAGCATGCCTCCCGGTCAGACGGCGACTTCGAGAAGGTGTGGACGATGCTGCTCGACTTCTGGGGGCggctgctcgtcgtcgtcgcgccgagGCCGTCGGCGGGGCCGGAGGGGCACGCGCTGGCGCTGGCCCAGGGCGGCGAGTTCATCACCCACGTCTGGGCCATGATGACCCACGCCGGCGTGCGCGTCCACAGGCACCATGACTATCAAAGCATTCCGGTCACCGATGTGGTATAGCTAGTCATGCtcatgcatgcagcatgcCTGAGTATGCTTAACTTCTCACGTTAGCATCTAACGTGTGACAGCCGGAACAGATTTATGATCTCTTCGTATTTTTATACGACACCGTTTACTTTGGTTcttgtttgactatttatcttattaaaaaatatataattattaattgtatttttatgatttaatttattatcatgaAAACTTTAGATATGAttcataattttacatatttggataaattttttgaataagacaatagTCAAATGTCAATATTATAAGGACACATTGAAATGTCACTATGTATAATCTCTCTCAGTGCAAAATCGTGAACATGAACGAGAcatgagagaagagaaaaaatggtTATTTTACATGCAGTTGGCTAGGCAACAACTCCCGGtagaaaaaacttattgtgCATGTTGTCTTTAGTAAGAGTCATCGAATGGATCCATAACGAATCTACGAGAAAATTTCTAATTTTTGGCGCGGGAGTGAATTGGGAGAGCAAAAAATCAAGGAGTGGATCAATTTGATCAAGAGGGAGACATGCTCCTCCACCCAATGCCACACCCTTCGTCCAGCTCCAGGTGTGGATTGAGAGGACGATGGGCTCCTCTACCTAGCGCCGCCACCTTTTATCCAAATCTAGGCATCGCCACACTTCATCTAGCTTCAAGCCTGGCTGCCCGTCTTCCAGCCCCCCAGGTGTCGCCCTTCTTCTTCCAGCACCTGTTGCTGCCCTTTGTCTAGCTATAGGCATGACCGCCTTTCATCCAGCCCCCATTGGCATCGCCTTTCTTCCAACTCCTCTATTGCCGACCTTCATCTAGCCCCCGATACATGAGGGCATTGATTCACCGACACATGGGTTCTACACTGCCTATGCTCTCCCTTGGGTTCTGCATTGTTAGTGAGGGCATAAATTAATCGACACATGAGTCATCACCGTCTCTTGCTAAGACACTCTCCACTGCCGGCATGCTCCCTGCACCAAGGGCTCATGCACTGCAAAACCCTACTCAATGCCTACAAATCTGCTCTGACCTCATAGTGCACTTGTCAATCTAGCCGTGAGCTGAAGTCGACGAATGACCACCGTCTTCTCAACTACCGAACGACCCGAGTGTTACGTTTAGACACCTCCCTATCGAATGCAGCTCACCATAAGGCCTAGGCCACCCCACCTAGAGTGTACGACTCCACCAATCAACAATGTTGAACGTTGCATCTAACCATCTTTTGTTGAAAGAAACTAATTAGAAAGTTTAAGCCACCCGCTCAAAATATCGAACACCATCAACCGTAGCACTCACCTCCTAGTCGATTGCAGCCCATCAAACAATTTAATTAGGCTACCCCTGAAGTGTTAGAATCCATTTATCCCATTCCGTTGATCGCCATCACGCTCCACCTTGCGTCATGTCCATCCATACACATCCTGTGTAGTAGTTGCGGCATGGGGTACCTCTAATACCTAGCGGCATATATTGCTTgcttccaaaaaaacaaaagatgcaaTCTCTAAattatctatgttttttttcatgccaAGCTTCTTAGATTGATTAATTTTCATTGTTTTCAGCATTCCAAACAATTGTCTTCGTCATCAGaatcattattttctattggtTACGTTAACTGACTTTTTCGTTTCATAGTTCTCACAACAACGTCGCATCTTGGGTTTCCTGGAAGCTGAAAAATATTTCCTGCATGTCGTTGAATGTTCAACGTAGGCTTTGTACATAGATTATACTTGTCTTTTTCTCGCACGCATGTCTGATTTTCATACCGCATCTCGTCCATTTTGTTTTGCAGAAACAATGTCACAACGACGACCAATTCTGTCACTGAGCATCTATATATCACAAGCCATGCATCTGGGTGCCATACTATCATGTAAAGAACATTAATTAGTTTACTTTGCCTACAACCCACTCATTCTCATAGGAGATGTCTTTTTGGTAGTACTTTTTAATGGTgaacaccgttaactttttgacACAGGTTTGataattcgtcttattcaaaagtttggtgtatatatatgccacAATATAAGTTGAGCTGAAAGTAGTTATAgtgacaaaacaaataataacaaaaataaatgataattatataattttattaataaaataaaaaaatcaaacatgtgTCTAAGATCAATGACATCTAACGTTAAAATTAAACAGAGAGACTTCTTTTGTGTATGCCAAGCCACTTGTTTGGGAAGGAGGATCTCCTTTGAGACAGAAGCGAAGGCCAGCACATGCAAAATGGTACGGATCAGCTGAGACTTGAGAGTCGTCTATATACTGTGCTGACTTGATCATTTGATCAGATGGCTCAGTCAAGCGGTCTGAGAACATTTGATCAGATGCACTGCTGCCCAATCAATGCTGGTAATCATATGATCAGTAGAATTTTAGCAACATcgttttgcttttaaaaagcATAAGCGagatgaaacttttatatacgtattatcAGCAAACTAGAAGCAAATGTAAAAAAGAACTCGGATGAATAAACCTCAGAATCACAACTTCAAAGTTAAGTTTAAAATGTTAGGTTTCATGCTCGTTAAATCATGCTCAGAAGTTACAAGTTTAGCCCCCAAGTAATTAATTGGAATCTGCTTCAATTATACTATTGAAATATCTCTGATGATGGAATTTTATGTGCATCGCATCGTCCGTACCTATTTAGGTACCGGCAACAATGAATCTATGATTGTGTTACTTATTGGATGCTTTTATGAAAGGAGATCCTCTGTCATTGTGTTGTTGCCATTACAATCACTGATCCATGGGTCCCATTATCCATGAGACACACTTGTTAGTGACTGTAATGTCATTTCATAATGGTACAGGATCGAGATCCATTTATAAGAATCGAGATTCTCTGCTATTATATCATTGTTATTATAGACACTGACATATAAGtctcataaataataattataatgtCCCTACCATAGAGATACATGATTCAGATCCATAATCCATATGGTGCTTAATAGGAGACGTGAAAGTTTAACTTCTAACCCGAATATCGAATAGAATAGCTAGAGATATATAAATACGTAAAGCTCATCGAGCagtaaaaatacaatacaaGTTGATCGTAATTAgagttcaaaaaataaatcccaGCGACTGAATGAACGTGGACGGTTAGATTTAATCAGAGTTTCTCTTTAAAccagttttttttacatcttTTTCTCTGTTAGTTACGTACAAAACTCTAATTCTGACGCATAGACAGTCCCTAAAATGTAATGACCCACATCAATTCGATCGCCATGAATTAGTTGGGAGTTCGAttaccaaaaaattataacatatattaCACTGCTGAAGCCGTGTTCCTTTGGCACGGTAAGTAAACTATATTCCCTCGTTTTCTACCTACACATCTTCCGAACCGTTAAACGGTAcgtctttttaaaaattttctacataaaAATTGCTTTAAGAAGTCaggttaatctatttttctaatttttctaattaataattaattaattatatactaatctattgccgTATTTTTCGCGCCTGTAAACCACCACCGCGCCAAATGCAGCTTGAATGGGCTACGCATTTGTGGTCGCCGATCCTCTGTCAAAGACTCGGGGTGTTCGCttggtatttttattaaaaaacaagtgctatatttataaaggaaaaataatgtatcaataaaacttttacacgtgcattcttagctatctaaaatgcaaggctgaaaaataaacttctatgaaaaaccccaaaattaattcgaaatttaaggttaaaaaaatttaaattttagcttataagcataagcaaaagtgaaaagataaagatGTCGGTataagttaattattttttcgcGCATGTTTTTCGAACTtctaaataatgtattttttaaaaagtttttgtgCATTGATTATCTCATATTTGTAGAgtagaattttaatttagtaacaattaattgtaatttttacattattaaataactataaaaaaataaaaaaataagataaactttTATCCTATATCTTTCCGCGACAAAAGAACGAAGCAGCATGCGTATGACCTATCCATCACTATATAACTCTGACAATTGATCATGCCTAGCTGTATTGGTTACAAATGAACCGACTTCAGTGCTGTCTAATTTTTAACCAGAATTAATGCACTGCGTTGGtagggaaatttaactatttgccaccgTTAAAAACACCTACTCCTGAGATGCCACTATTAGCTTTCATCCTTATTATTTGCCACAAGCAAGAGAAGGTTTGCTAATTTTATGCCATTATGCATATGTGGCAGTCTGAGATGATGTGTAATGTCTCTTTTGCCCCTAGCACTATCTTGTGTTTTATAAGAtacaaaactaattatttgGATATTTTTACAGCAATATATATCTGacaaaatgaatatatatatatatactctttaaTCCTTGAATAAATAACgatcactatttttttattatttaaatatgggTTGGAGACCTAgttattatgtatatatacatgtatggtAAACTTTTGAATTGAGAAAATTGGTgattgttatttattcatggaTTAAAGAGTTGCTActgtatgcatatatgtttattttgtcAGGTATATATTGCTATAAATATTAAGTAATTAGTAACACACGAGATAGTGCAAAGGGCAAAAGAGACATTTCGCCCATGCTTTTCAAGCTTACATGTAATTCTAGGCTGCCACGTGTGTAGAGTTGgcaaaaaataacataacttCTCTGACCAGTGGCAAAAAATGAGAATGAAAGCTAATAGTGGCATCTCAGGAGTAAGTGTTTGTAacagtggcaaatagttaaatttctcgtGTTGGTAAGTCGAACAATTTATCAAACAGTTGCCacaccccccccccaaaaaaaaaaaacccacctACATATACATGTGTCGATTTAGTTCTTCGACTGATTCTTTAGTGAATGCTGACACAACCATACTTCAACTTGGCTTCAGAAGGCCAGCAAAGAAAGAATCAAAGAACAACATATATGCATAGACCAAGATGGCACAAACCAAAAATGAGCTAGCTAGGGATGTATTTGGTTGTAAGTTTGggatgagttttttttttttttgaaacagtTTGGGATGAGTTTGATCAGAGCCATGACGTGATCAAGGGCATGGAAGGCATCAGGAATGAAGACCCCTCCTCTTGCGACCTATTCACTCTGATGCTGCCGATCACTCTCATTCATCAGCTACAGTAGGATCGATGCACGCTATATGGATGAAGACATATGCAGCCATTGTGAAATGTAGAGATAGATCGGGAGACCAACATCGTGGTACACGGTTTCTTATCCAACAACTAGATTTGTGTTGGGATGAGCAGTGGCAAAGAACATGTGAATTGGCCTTTGTTTGGACCATGAACATAGCGTCTGGCTTCTGCAGAGGGTGAGaatttatacatttttaagtttgattaACTATACTTGGAAATTGACATGTGCAGTTGGATGCACGGCTGGCCTATATTTTGTTCGAAATAAACCCTAAGATCATTGTTCATAAATTTGAAAGATAACACCTTAAGCAAAGAATATCTTCTCTCAAAGATTAACTTTGTGAAAGAAGTAAATGAGGTCATACAAAATTAGAAGATCCGGACATCTGTACCtacgttttatatttttatttttttggtaaaacaTTGGTGTCTACCTGTTTTTAGATAGTTGATGAGACGAATTATGGAAAATTGTTTATAGCGGTAAATTAATAGAgtatattataaagttaaagaTAATAGCTTCCACGAAGTTTTGTAAGCAACATTGGTATACAAAGTTTTTCAAGAAATCatacttttaaataaatgGTACAAATATTTTGCATATAACCACTAATCATAATCTAAAAAGTATGTGCTAGCTGTTGCACCTTCTCAGCAAAACACCGAGAAGAATAGTTTGAAcaacattaatttaaaaaatatcattgatgaTTTTGCTTCAAAAAATTATCAGATGTTTATTTCTATAAAACATAATAGTTATTTCTCACTAATAATTTAAGGTACTCATACtattttaatactttaattttatagcttTACACTATATTAGTAATATTTATTGATGTGATTGtgttatatgatttatataactatatattataagtaaaaaatagtcatgagGGCCTTTAATGCTGAGTTTGCCTAGGGTATTCGATACATTGAGCTGGCCCTGAGTATCTTATTAAGGAGAGTAAAATTACTTATATCTTAAAAGTGGCCGTTTCTATTGGTTCCAAACATAATTAATACTGGTCGATTTTGAACCATCAGTTATGAGGTGCCATTCATAAAAGGAGCAAGTTTTCAGCATCTtccacacacatacacacgtCTGTCTACCGTCTAATAAATTCTTCGCTTGATTAACTATTAGTGAGAGCTGACAAAAACTAGGGCAACATAGCTTTAAAATGCAAACAACAAACACATGGATCACGAGAGCACAAACCGAAGGCCACCTGGCTATGAGGGCTAGCAGAAGGAAGACAAGCTCATCACAAGCTAGCTAGAAAAGGGTCCAAGCTCTAGCAACCATGTTGTTCCCAGATCATGGGCATGGAGAGCACCAGGAAGGGACAGCCCTCCTCTTGCTACCTATTCACTGTGACAATGCGCAACACTCTCATTCGTCAGCTGCCGTAGTGTCGATGCACAGTATACAGATGAAGAGAGCAACACAACACAAGATTGTAACAATAATGGGAAAAATAAGTTACATCCTAAATGTTTGCTGAAATTCTATGAATGCCATTCAGTATGTGTTGCCTCCGATCTAAACATTATTCTATGATAATTTCTAGGGATCCTATAGAGTAGTATCGGGAAGAATTTGTATGAGGTTTTGAATTCAATATTGATATTTGATCTTGTACAAATTTTAGGTATTCAAGGGATAGGTATGTGCcttagattttaatttttgagaGGGAGTTTGAAGTgtgaatatatttaaaatattatgacaGAGGGAAATATTGAAGAGATATTTGAATTTGCTAGAATCATCTATGATAATTAAGGGTGCTCAGGTAATTTATTTGCTTGCTAGATGCTCCTTAAACTTGAGTGTATTTTGGTGTAATTTCTGGGACTAAATTTTGGGAGAAATCCCTTAAACTTGAGTGGATTTTGATGTAATTTCAGAGACTAAATTTTGGGAGAGattaggactttttttttttgcgtagTGGCTTAAGATGCATTTTCCGTTTCAAAAGTTAAATAAGTTATGAGTGAATGATTGTATTGATATTCAGCACTAGATCCTTGAAACATAACCAAACTTTGaacatatgattttattaaatcaGTTTTTGTCGGGTACGTACATGGAAATCGCGGCATTGTACATCCATGTGACACGTTGTTTGGGTCAAAGAAAAGGGGACACCAAGCTCAATGATTTGAGCAACGTtcattcttatttaaaaaaatactaaactaAAATTGAGCATGAACATAGCAGTAGTCCATCGTATATActctctctccgtttcacgatataagactttctactcctatctaaattcatataaatgctaatatatctagaaatatatatatatatatatataaattatatacattcatcaactaatgaatttagtcaatgctagaaagtcttacgatatgaaacaTAGGTAATAGCAAGTTAATTTAGAAtcatccatttcaaaatagaaaattttgacaaacaAGAAGAAATATAGATTGAATCACAACCATTCATCGAAATTTGAGAACAGAGAGCATCAAATTGGACAATAATAGAGAATACGCAGATTGGCAAGATATGACCAaactatgaaaatatcatctgGACAGTTGGGATTTGTAGTTGAAGGTAGAAGAAAAATGGTCGGTCTCAGATTCAGGCGGTGGTTGAGTAGCGCAATATCTCGTCTTATTGGGGTggcgaggatgaggagggGATCTTATTGTCCGGGATGAAGAggtgtttttttcttatttttcttatgaatATAGCAGTACTGCAGTAGCATGTTGCGCTTGTTATATCTGTTGTTTGCTTGTGGTTATCGAGCAGTCATGcattatatgcatgtataccAGTCTGTGCTTCCTATTATTATCACAAACAAATCG is part of the Oryza brachyantha chromosome 2, ObraRS2, whole genome shotgun sequence genome and encodes:
- the LOC121053558 gene encoding uncharacterized protein LOC121053558, whose translation is MSLFVVEQRISLSIDCTPLHLDAYIYTHRWMHRSILGKWPIEIEIEIEIEMERYYSTRAGGDVAGGGNKTAWVCATPGPMLLASFAVSPDLRTTEKFMVTTTVLMTFLGAALFAVGILGRFSGRHRGHSAATRIFFRVSFALFLPFMSFMFSQAKGKDVPFRAYLILLWMLLVELLRKKVYAMVAPAGDTFSRGVGRYSLFDAVEDATRMVWIGYLIYSYVHGFAVKALFVILWIFGVVKLCKRSISIHLANRSLDLAKNAALVSGYMAQLVGAHRQLELERPLLLADINGADVRGNSTMRACNYTVMGESQLKTRKTPHGIEVDGLHDILAGGGTEQLVRVSTIWKLAETDPLFKYDVHRKQKLEDICLGLALFKLLRRRIERCHMAESNTPEARAFVLKGLLALAGGQEDDAANAKRAFDVVEMELRFMEEYYQAIITLALPKPTIFIANFVFSIVFILLYCVAVLLVTGNGNIFRVLGSLFRGLIGLSIDMVVQYRCFRHQVSVLVGMVCSSSDLVVTFLLTLTLFSVETYELAQYLLSDWFAASMLCNYARKPALQKQVRVQRTVRCGLWVRHRSRPVIKVQQVTMLKLHHLHPRRLWILLSRILAHRLAGLSPAVVTTEAKVAIVAALKEALESGGGDAGDLHFSSCVAVLRKNGFAAPEWACDSSGGAATVILVWHLATALLETGGKPRPPKGDAAVTLSRYCAYLVSYEPGLLPDDPEWTEKAYRDMRRDLGGFFQSCCTAMDRRRKLLQLCDDWHDDEASAMARGVRLGKQLEQHASRSDGDFEKVWTMLLDFWGRLLVVVAPRPSAGPEGHALALAQGGEFITHVWAMMTHAGVRVHRHHDYQSIPVTDVV